DNA sequence from the Chryseobacterium indicum genome:
AGCATTTGTAGGAGATAATACAGACTTAATCCAGATTCGCGACGGACTTTTAATCTTAAAGAAAAAATTGGTTAACGTTATTAAAAATTTAGCGGACTTTGCAATTCAATATAAAGATTTACCAACCTTAGGATTTACACATTTCCAACCAGCTCAGTTAACAACGGTAGGAAAAAGAGCAACCCTTTGGCTTCAGAGTTTAGTTCTTGACATCGAAGAACTTGATTTTTTCTTAGAAACATTACGTTTCAGAGGAGTAAAAGGAACAACAGGAACTGCTGCAAGTTTCTTAGAACTTTTCAACGGTGATTATTCTAAAGTGAAGCATTTAGATAAAGAATTATCAAAAAGATTCGGTTTCGAGAAAGTTTTTGGTGTTTCCGGACAGACGTACGACAGAAAAATAGACGCGAAAGTAGTCGCTTTATTAGGAAATATTGCTCAATCTGCACACAAATTCACCAACGATTTACGTTTACTTCAAAATCTTAAAGAAATTGAAGAACCATTCGAGAAAAACCAAATCGGTTCATCTGCAATGGCTTACAAACGTAATCCGATGAGAAGTGAAAGAATCGGAGCTTTGGCAAAATACGTTATGTCTTTAACAACGAGTTCTGCAATGGTCGCTTCAACACAGTGGTTTGAAAGAACATTGGACGATTCTGCAAATAAGAGATTAACCATTCCTCAGGCATTTTTAGCTGTTGATGCAATTCTATTAATTTGGAACAACATCATGAACGGAATTGTGGTCTATCCTAACAGAATCAACAAACATATTATGGAAGAACTTCCTTTCATGGCGACAGAATACATCATCATGGAAGAAGTGAAAGCTGGTGGCGACCGTCAGGAAATCCATGAAGTAATCAGAGTTCATTCTATGGAAGCTTCCAAGCAGGTAAAAGTAGAAGGTAAAGAAAACGACCTTATCGAAAGAATCCTGAACGACGATTCGTTAAAATTAGATAAATCAAAATTAAAAGAAGTTCTCGATCCTAAAAACTTCATCGGTTTTGCACCCATTCAGACGGAAGAATTCATTGCCAATGAAGTTCAGCCGATTATCGATGCAAATAAAGATTTGATTGGGTTAGAAGCTGATCTTAAAGTATAATATGGTATGCAGTCCTTTTGGGCTGCATATTTTATTTAAATTGAATATGAAGATTTTTACATTTTTTATTTTAACAGTATTTCCTGTGATGATATTTTCTCAGGAACTAAAGCTGAATAAAAAAATTGAATCTGATACCGATTTTAATCACTCTGTTTCAGGAATTTCGGTTCCGGCGAGTTTCGGGAATTTTACCAGAACTGCCCTGTTTACTAATTCCAAAAATGATAGTATTCTTTCTGCGGAGTATGAAAACAAAAGTAACAATGAGCTTTTTCAGTTCAAAATAGTTTTAGGACGTTTGGATGAAGAAAGGCTTTTTAATTATTATTTTGAAAATCTAAGAAATAGAAGATATGGTCCTAAAGAAGCTGTCAATAAAGCGGTTACCTTTAAAGAAGGTAAATTCAAGCTTAATGGGATAAGCACTTATTTTAAGCATCTTGACAGATTAATTAATGTAAGGGTTTATGATGCAGGATTTTGGATATTTGTTTCGGAAACCAGTCAAAAAGGAAATGATACATTAGCTTTAGATGAAAGACAGGAAGAGTTTTTACAGAAATTAAATCCTTCAAAAATTGTTGAGAAAAATCCTCTGACAAGATATTCTAATATTTTATATGCGCCTGTTGCAGCTCAGAATAAACCATTATTAAGAATTACGATGAGCAGTGCTACGAATAAAATGAAGTGGATTTATGAGAATATTGATAAATACGAAAGAGCAGCAGGAATTCCTGGGATTCTTTTAGATTTTCAAATTGCGGGAATTAATGGTTTTATTGATTATAAGACAGAGAAAAATCAAGATCCAATAGAAGGAAATAATGCTGCAACACGATTGATTTCTTTCTTAACGAAACTGAGAAAAGATGGTTTTGTAGATGAATATTTGATGGAGCAGTATTCTTATTTGTTAATTCCTCAGGAAAATCATAAGTTCGATTACGAAGGCTATCAAAAATGGAAATTGGATAATTCAATCGATTTTGATACCTCTAAAAAGCTTTATATTATTGTAAATTCACGTAAGAAAACAGATCTGAATAAAGATGAGTAAATTAATTAATAAGTTTAATAATATATAAATATCTGACATCTAATGTCTCAAAACAAAAGAATTTTCGTAGAAAAAAGAGGAATTTTCGATGTAGAAAGTCCAAAAATTTTTGATGAAGTAAAAGCGGTTATACCGTCCATCCAAAAAGTAAAAGTATACAACGTGTACGATATTTTCGGATTAAATGGCGGTGAATTCGAAAAGGTAGTTAACAGCACTTTCGTAGATCCGGTTACTGATATTTTAATCGAAGAAAATCCTGCACAGGGAATTTATTTCGCATTGGAATTTTTACCGGGACAGTACGATCAGCGTGCAGATTCTGCCCAACAGTGCATTGCTTTATTAACGGGAAATGAGAAGTCTAAAGTAAGAAGCGGAAAATTAATTGAATTCGAAGGTGTTTCCGAATCTGATTTAGCAAAAATCAAAGACCTTCTAATCAATAAAGTGGAATCTCAGGAAAAAGATTTATCAACTTTAAACATTCCTGCGGAAGAAACACCGTCAAAAGTTATTATTCATGAAGGTTTTATCAATTTTGATAATGCTCAGCTTGAGGAATTCTTTAATAATCACGGTTTTGCATTAGGGTTGGATGATTTGAAATTCATTCAGGAATATTTTAAATCGGAACAGAGAAATCCTACAGAAACGGAACTTAAAGTTTTAGACACCTATTGGAGCGACCACTGTCGTCACACAACATTTGAAACAGAATTGTCAAATATCGAATTCGAAGGACAGTTTAAACATACATTGGAAACCATTTTCAATGATTACATCGAAAAAAGAAAATTCCTAGGACGCGAATTGAAACCCATTTCTTTAATGGATCTGGCAACAGTTTGCGGAAGATATTTCCATAAAACAGGCGATTTGGAAAACCTGGTAGTTTCCGATGAAATCAACGCTTGTACGATCCAAATCGAAGCTGAATACGATGGTAAAAAAGAACCGTGGTATTTATTATTTAAAAACGAAACCCACAATCACCCGACAGAAATCGAACCTTTTGGTGGCGCTTCAACTTGTTTAGGTGGTGCGATCAGAGATCCTTTGTCTGGGCGTTCTTTTGTTTTCCAAGCGATGAGATTAACGGGTGCTGCAGACGTTTTGGAACCGGTTGATAAAACATTACCGGGAAAATTGCCTCAAAAAACAATCACGAAACAGGCTGCAAACGGATATTCCTCTTACGGGAACCAAATCGGTTTGGCGACAACAATGGTTTCTGAAATTTATGACGAAGGCTACAAAGCGAAAAGAATGGAAGTTGGTTTCGTTGCGGGAGCCGTTCCTGTGGATTGGGTAAGACGTGAAAAACCGGCAAATGGTGATTCT
Encoded proteins:
- the purB gene encoding adenylosuccinate lyase is translated as MNSYKNPLEERYSSEEMLFNFSHNNKFQNWRKLWIALAEIEKDLGLDITDEQIAELKANAENIDYEKAAEYEKKFRHDVMAHVHTYGDVAPSAKGIIHLGATSAFVGDNTDLIQIRDGLLILKKKLVNVIKNLADFAIQYKDLPTLGFTHFQPAQLTTVGKRATLWLQSLVLDIEELDFFLETLRFRGVKGTTGTAASFLELFNGDYSKVKHLDKELSKRFGFEKVFGVSGQTYDRKIDAKVVALLGNIAQSAHKFTNDLRLLQNLKEIEEPFEKNQIGSSAMAYKRNPMRSERIGALAKYVMSLTTSSAMVASTQWFERTLDDSANKRLTIPQAFLAVDAILLIWNNIMNGIVVYPNRINKHIMEELPFMATEYIIMEEVKAGGDRQEIHEVIRVHSMEASKQVKVEGKENDLIERILNDDSLKLDKSKLKEVLDPKNFIGFAPIQTEEFIANEVQPIIDANKDLIGLEADLKV